The Streptomyces uncialis genomic interval CGAAACCACCGAACGACGGCACAGGAACAAGCGCGCCCACCCGGACAGACCTAGGAAGCGCAAGCGAAGGCGACCCGCGGGGAACTGCGCACCCCACGAACGACGGCACAGGAACGAAGTACGCCCAGCCGGGCAGACCTCGAAGGCGCGAGCGGCGGGGGCTAACGGAGGACCCGGACCGGCAGTCCCGCGAGGCGTTCGCGCAACGCGTGCGCCAGCTCGCCGTACTCGGCACCCCGCGCGGCCCCCGTCCGCATCACCAGCGCGACCCGCCGGCTGGGCGCCGGCTCCGCGAACCGCCCCGTCCGCAGCCGCACGTCCCGCGCGGTCTCCACCGGCACCGCCGTCCGCGGCAGCAGCGTGACCCCCAGCCCCCCGGCGACCAGCTGGACCAGGGTCGACAGCCCGGCGGCGGTCGTCGTCACCGGACCGTCCGCCCGCCCCGCGTGCCGGCACACCTCCAGCGCCTGGTCCCGCAGACAGTGGCCCTCGTCGAGCAGCAGCAGATCGAGCCCGCGCAGCGCGTCCCGGGCGATCCCCTCGCGCCCCGCGAGCTCGTGCTCGGCCGGGGTGACGAGCACGAAGTCCTCCTCGAAGAGGGGCAGCTCGGTCACCCCGGGCACCCCGAGCGGCACCGCGAGCAGCAGCAGGTCGAGCCGTCCGCCGGTGAGTCCGTCGACGAGGGAGGCCGTCTGCTCCTCGTGGACCTCCAGCTCCAGCGACGGATAGGTGTCGTGGGCGAGCCGCAGCACCGTCGGCAGCAGATAGGGCGCGACCGTGGGGATCACCCCGAGCCGCAGTGTCCCGGTGAACGGCGCGCGGACGGCCGCGGCCTCCTCCAGGAGGTCACCGACCGCGTCCAGCACGCCCTTGGCACGCCAGGCGAGCCGTTCCCCGGCGGGCGAGAGCAGCACCTTGCGGGTGGTGCGTTCGAGGAGCTGGACCCCGAGCACGTCCTCCAGCGCGGAGACCGCGCCGGACAGCGCGGGCTGGCTCATCCCGATGGCCGCCGCCGCGTCCCGGAAGTGCAGATGCTCGGCGACCGCGGCGAAGGCCCGG includes:
- a CDS encoding LysR substrate-binding domain-containing protein, with translation MAGKPGALRAGAVSRGKQPSIAQLRAFAAVAEHLHFRDAAAAIGMSQPALSGAVSALEDVLGVQLLERTTRKVLLSPAGERLAWRAKGVLDAVGDLLEEAAAVRAPFTGTLRLGVIPTVAPYLLPTVLRLAHDTYPSLELEVHEEQTASLVDGLTGGRLDLLLLAVPLGVPGVTELPLFEEDFVLVTPAEHELAGREGIARDALRGLDLLLLDEGHCLRDQALEVCRHAGRADGPVTTTAAGLSTLVQLVAGGLGVTLLPRTAVPVETARDVRLRTGRFAEPAPSRRVALVMRTGAARGAEYGELAHALRERLAGLPVRVLR